One Hordeum vulgare subsp. vulgare chromosome 4H, MorexV3_pseudomolecules_assembly, whole genome shotgun sequence DNA window includes the following coding sequences:
- the LOC123447938 gene encoding short-chain dehydrogenase TIC 32, chloroplastic-like yields MGIWGWPWGRRGLSGFGSASTAEDIAAGIDASHLTAIVTGATNGIGKETARVLALRGANVIIPARTLESGMKVKESLAEEVPSSKLHVMEMDLSSLDSVRSFAGSFNSSHKHLNVLINNAGIMACPFHLSKDGIELQFATNHLGHFLLTNLLLDKMKSTAKETGVQGRIVNLASTAHRRSDGNGFDLNKLNDKSKYNAFAAYAHSKLANILHANELSRRFQEEGCDLTANSLHPGIIGTNIVRYITTNSVLASIFSLVKPFVKDIPQGAATTCYVALHPDTKGVSGKYFAGCNEATPTPVARDAELAKSLWAFSEELVESRSK; encoded by the exons ATGGGGATCTGGGGCTGGCCGTGGGGGCGGCGTGGGCTCTCGGGCTTTGGATCCGCGTCCACCGCAGAGGACATCGCCGCCGGCATCGACGCCAGCCATCTCACGGCCATCGTCACAG GGGCAACAAATGGCATTGGCAAGGAGACGGCCAGAGTTCTTGCACTGAGGGGAGCAAACGTGATCATACCAGCAAGGACGCTCGAGAGTGGCATGAAGGTGAAAGAGAGCCTCGCTGAAGAGGTCCCGAGCTCGAAGCTCCATGTCATGGAGATGGATCTGAGCTCCCTTGACTCTGTTCGCAGCTTCGCGGGCTCCTTCAACTCCTCGCATAAGCATCTGAACGTCCTCAT AAACAATGCAGGGATAATGGCCTGCCCTTTCCATCTGTCCAAAGATGGCATTGAGCTACAATTCGCAACGAATCATCTTG GCCATTTCTTGCTGACAAATCTTCTACTAGACAAGATGAAATCAACTGCCAAGGAGACCGGTGTGCAGGGCAGGATCGTAAACCTAGCTTCAACAGCTCATAGAAGAAGTGATGGCAACGGCTTTGATCTGAACAAGCTAAACGACAAGTCCAA GTACAATGCATTTGCTGCATACGCACACTCCAAATTAGCAAATATTCTCCACGCAAATGAGCTATCCAGGCGTTTTCAG GAAGAAGGATGTGATCTGACTGCGAATTCGCTGCACCCTGGAATCATCGGAACCAACATCGTTCGCTACATCACGACAAACA GTGTGCTGGCCTCGATTTTCTCCCTGGTCAAGCCTTTTGTGAAGGATATACCCCAG GGAGCTGCAACTACCTGTTATGTGGCATTGCATCCTGATACCAAGGGCGTGTCCGGCAAATACTTCGCTGGTTGCAACGAGGCGACACCAACGCCCGTCGCAAGAGATGCAGAGCTGGCCAAGAGCCTGTGGGCATTCAGTGAAGAACTTGTAGAAAGCAGATCAAAATGA
- the LOC123447939 gene encoding nifU-like protein 2, chloroplastic isoform X1, giving the protein MQTATAAAAAPWAPSPSPSTSSSATPFKARVGIALPCRTGVRTSSTLRLVATPARRRRRQVVQAIANPDPAVELPLTAENVELVLDEVRPYLMADGGNVVLHEIDGNVVRLKLQGACGSCPASVTTMKMGIERRLMEKIPEIVAVEPIADEETGLELNEENIEKVLDEIRPYLSGTGGGELEFVSIEEPIVKVRLTGPAAGVMTVRVALTQKLREKIPKIAAVQLLS; this is encoded by the exons ATgcagacggcgacggcggcggcggcggcgccgtgGGCTCCGAGCCCTTCcccgtccacctcctcctccgcgacCCCCTTCAAGGCTAGG GTGGGGATTGCGTTGCCCTGTCGGACGGGTGTCCGTACCTCCTCTACGCTGAGGCTGGTTGCTACCCCCGCTCGCCGCCGGCGGCGGCAAG TGGTTCAGGCTATTGCCAACCCAGATCCAGCGGTCGAGCTGCCATTGACTGCTGAAAATGTTGAGTTGGTGTTGGATGAAGTGCGACCTTACCTTATGGCTGATGGAGGCAATGTTGTGTTGCATGAGATTGATGGAAATGTGGTGAGATTGAAGCTGCAAGGAGCATGTGGATCATGCCCGGCTTCAGTAACAACAATGAAGATGGGCATTGAGCGACGCTTGATGGAGAAAATACCAGAGATCGTTGCAGTTGAGCCCATCGCAGATGAGGAGACTGGTCTTGAATTGAATGAAGAGAACATAGAAAAG GTTCTTGATGAGATTAGGCCATACCTTTCCGGCACAGGGGGTGGTGAGCTTGAGTTTGTTTCAATCGAGGAACCTATCGTGAAGGTCAGGCTCACAGGCCCAGCTGCTGGTGTGATGACTGTCCGAGTGGCCCTCACTCAGAAGCTCCGAGAAAAGATCCCGAAAATCGCAGCTGTCCAGCTATTGTCGTGA
- the LOC123447939 gene encoding nifU-like protein 2, chloroplastic isoform X2, translating into MQTATAAAAAPWAPSPSPSTSSSATPFKVGIALPCRTGVRTSSTLRLVATPARRRRRQVVQAIANPDPAVELPLTAENVELVLDEVRPYLMADGGNVVLHEIDGNVVRLKLQGACGSCPASVTTMKMGIERRLMEKIPEIVAVEPIADEETGLELNEENIEKVLDEIRPYLSGTGGGELEFVSIEEPIVKVRLTGPAAGVMTVRVALTQKLREKIPKIAAVQLLS; encoded by the exons ATgcagacggcgacggcggcggcggcggcgccgtgGGCTCCGAGCCCTTCcccgtccacctcctcctccgcgacCCCCTTCAAG GTGGGGATTGCGTTGCCCTGTCGGACGGGTGTCCGTACCTCCTCTACGCTGAGGCTGGTTGCTACCCCCGCTCGCCGCCGGCGGCGGCAAG TGGTTCAGGCTATTGCCAACCCAGATCCAGCGGTCGAGCTGCCATTGACTGCTGAAAATGTTGAGTTGGTGTTGGATGAAGTGCGACCTTACCTTATGGCTGATGGAGGCAATGTTGTGTTGCATGAGATTGATGGAAATGTGGTGAGATTGAAGCTGCAAGGAGCATGTGGATCATGCCCGGCTTCAGTAACAACAATGAAGATGGGCATTGAGCGACGCTTGATGGAGAAAATACCAGAGATCGTTGCAGTTGAGCCCATCGCAGATGAGGAGACTGGTCTTGAATTGAATGAAGAGAACATAGAAAAG GTTCTTGATGAGATTAGGCCATACCTTTCCGGCACAGGGGGTGGTGAGCTTGAGTTTGTTTCAATCGAGGAACCTATCGTGAAGGTCAGGCTCACAGGCCCAGCTGCTGGTGTGATGACTGTCCGAGTGGCCCTCACTCAGAAGCTCCGAGAAAAGATCCCGAAAATCGCAGCTGTCCAGCTATTGTCGTGA